The following coding sequences are from one Pseudonocardia sp. HH130630-07 window:
- a CDS encoding nicotinate phosphoribosyltransferase — protein sequence MTGSAPGGTETTSESGTALLTDRYELTMVAAALADGTADRRCVFELFARRLPDGRRYGVVAGTGRLLQALERFRFGAADLAALDGVVDAATLDWLRDYRFTGDVDGYPEGELYFPGSPVLTVTGSFADAVVLETLALSIFNHDCAIASAAARMVTAAAGRPLIEMGSRRTHEEAAVAAARSAYLAGFTTTSNLAAGARFGIPTAGTAAHAWVLLHDDEPSAFASQVAALGTGTTLLVDTYDIRAGIANAVAAAGTGLGAIRIDSGDLGELARQARDQLDALGATGTRIVLSGDLDEYAIASLRAEPVDSYGVGTSVATGSGAPTAGMVYKLVEVDGRPVSKRSSAKESRGGRKSAVRRFKPTGTAVEEVVHPHDEAPRLGPHDRTLPVPLVRAGSVVAAPEHTGLEAARDRLRTALVAVPWEGLKLSRGEPAIPTTFRTPGSES from the coding sequence ATGACCGGTTCGGCCCCGGGGGGCACAGAGACCACCAGTGAGTCCGGCACGGCGCTCCTGACCGACCGCTACGAGCTGACGATGGTGGCGGCCGCGCTCGCCGACGGCACCGCGGACCGGCGGTGCGTCTTCGAGCTGTTCGCCCGCCGGCTGCCGGACGGGCGCCGCTACGGCGTCGTCGCCGGTACCGGGCGGCTGCTGCAGGCGCTGGAGCGGTTCCGGTTCGGCGCCGCGGACCTGGCCGCGCTGGACGGGGTCGTCGACGCGGCCACCCTGGACTGGCTGCGGGACTACCGCTTCACCGGCGACGTCGACGGCTATCCCGAGGGCGAGCTGTACTTCCCCGGCTCCCCGGTGCTGACCGTCACCGGCAGCTTCGCCGACGCCGTCGTCCTGGAGACCCTGGCGCTGTCGATCTTCAACCACGACTGCGCGATCGCCTCGGCCGCGGCCCGGATGGTGACCGCGGCGGCCGGGCGCCCGCTGATCGAGATGGGGTCGCGGCGCACCCACGAGGAGGCCGCCGTCGCCGCCGCGCGCTCGGCCTACCTGGCCGGGTTCACGACGACGTCGAACCTCGCCGCCGGCGCCCGCTTCGGCATCCCGACGGCCGGGACCGCCGCGCACGCCTGGGTGCTGCTGCACGACGACGAGCCGTCCGCGTTCGCGAGCCAGGTCGCCGCCCTGGGGACCGGGACCACGCTGCTCGTCGACACCTACGACATCCGGGCCGGGATCGCGAACGCCGTCGCCGCCGCCGGGACCGGCCTGGGCGCGATCCGGATCGACTCCGGAGACCTCGGCGAGCTGGCCCGCCAGGCCCGCGACCAGCTGGACGCGCTCGGCGCGACCGGGACCCGGATCGTGCTCTCCGGCGATCTCGACGAGTACGCCATCGCCTCGCTGCGCGCCGAGCCGGTCGACTCCTACGGCGTCGGCACCTCGGTCGCGACCGGCTCCGGCGCCCCGACCGCCGGCATGGTCTACAAGCTTGTCGAGGTCGACGGGCGGCCGGTGAGCAAGCGGTCGAGCGCCAAGGAGTCCCGCGGCGGGCGGAAGTCGGCGGTGCGCCGGTTCAAGCCGACCGGGACGGCGGTCGAGGAGGTCGTGCACCCGCACGACGAGGCGCCGCGGCTGGGCCCGCACGACCGGACGCTGCCGGTCCCGCTCGTCCGGGCCGGGTCGGTCGTCGCGGCGCCCGAGCACACCGGCCTGGAGGCCGCCCGGGACCGGCTGCGCACCGCGCTGGTCGCCGTCCCCTGGGAGGGGCTGAAGCTCTCCCGCGGGGAGCCCGCGATCCCGACCACGTTCCGCACCCCCGGATCGGAGAGCTGA
- the clpS gene encoding ATP-dependent Clp protease adapter ClpS: MTAPSPSPIEQVSPDTDEDTAPETPWQAIVWNDPVNLMSYVTYVLQKVFSYPEAKATALMLDVHHKGRAAVSSGDKETVEGHVAQLHAAGLWATMQRA, translated from the coding sequence ATGACCGCCCCGTCGCCGTCACCCATCGAGCAGGTGTCGCCGGACACCGACGAGGACACCGCCCCGGAGACCCCGTGGCAGGCGATCGTGTGGAACGACCCGGTCAACCTCATGTCGTACGTGACCTACGTGCTGCAGAAGGTCTTCAGCTACCCCGAGGCGAAGGCGACGGCCCTGATGCTCGACGTGCACCACAAGGGCCGGGCCGCCGTGTCCTCCGGGGACAAGGAGACGGTCGAGGGGCACGTCGCCCAGCTGCACGCGGCCGGCCTCTGGGCCACCATGCAGCGCGCATGA
- a CDS encoding DUF2017 domain-containing protein: MNGWKRSGRGARLRYTSGFSGEEAAVLRGLFTEVRQMLAGRAALAPEDELATLTGIRTGPTSRPTDRVLARLLPDFTSEDSDLAGGLRSLHEPALIEAKDQAAETVLDTLPESGGRLELTPEQADAWLAALNDVRLALGTALDVSEDMPEQLPEDDPRARHLGVYHWLTYVQDSLVRVRVQG, from the coding sequence ATGAACGGCTGGAAGCGCAGCGGGCGCGGCGCGCGGCTCCGCTACACCTCGGGGTTCTCCGGCGAGGAGGCCGCGGTGCTGCGCGGGCTGTTCACGGAGGTCCGGCAGATGCTCGCCGGCCGGGCCGCGCTGGCCCCGGAGGACGAGCTGGCCACCCTGACCGGCATCCGCACCGGCCCCACCAGCCGGCCCACCGACCGGGTGCTCGCCCGGCTGCTGCCCGACTTCACCAGCGAGGACTCCGACCTCGCCGGGGGCCTGCGCTCGCTGCACGAGCCCGCGCTGATCGAGGCCAAGGACCAGGCGGCCGAGACCGTGCTGGACACGCTGCCGGAGTCCGGCGGGCGCCTCGAGCTGACCCCGGAGCAGGCCGACGCCTGGCTGGCCGCGCTGAACGACGTCCGGCTGGCGCTGGGCACGGCCCTCGACGTGAGCGAGGACATGCCCGAGCAGCTGCCCGAGGACGATCCGCGGGCCCGGCACCTCGGCGTCTACCACTGGCTGACCTACGTGCAGGACTCCCTGGTCCGGGTGCGTGTGCAGGGCTGA
- a CDS encoding bifunctional metallophosphatase/5'-nucleotidase has protein sequence MPASTRRVAFVLAAVLAVALVAGVAVWAAGSPGGPGAGSSTVRLITFNDLHGNLEPPSGSSAEVSTDDGAEVEAGGAAYLAAHVNRLRGEQPDSVLLSTGDNIGASPLASALFRDEPTVELLDRMGVAASVAGNHEFDEGIDELRRIVDGGCHPADGCRFDPAYDGASFPVLAANVTGADGRPALPATQVVEAGGTRIGVIGATLSELGDLVSPDGIRGLTAGDEVAAVDAASRELTAQGVRAQVLLLHQGDETGPTSGADAGPSACPVEPGGPGSRIAAAVSPDVDAVFSAHTHQQYVCSATDPAGAPRPFVQGLSFGRLLSVLDLAITGDGDVDRAATTARNEVVTRDVAPDPAAQEIVDRAVAESAPLAGRPVGSLAGPLPRAAAPSGLSPLGTVIADAQLAASRGDGAQLALTNPGGVRADLIPGPGGQVTYGQAYTVQPFGNVLQTMTLTGAQLRAVLDQQFTVEDGPTVLQTSSNVRYAVTGDRVGGIEVDGTPVTDDGRYRVAVNNFLSAGGDGFDAFAAGTELVGGPVDLDAFVAYLQATPGLTPPPTDRIDRG, from the coding sequence GTGCCCGCCTCCACCCGCCGTGTCGCGTTCGTCCTGGCCGCCGTGCTCGCCGTGGCCCTGGTGGCCGGGGTCGCCGTGTGGGCGGCCGGGTCCCCGGGCGGGCCCGGCGCGGGTTCCTCGACGGTCCGGCTGATCACGTTCAACGACCTGCACGGCAACCTGGAACCGCCGAGCGGGTCCTCGGCCGAGGTGAGCACCGACGACGGCGCCGAGGTCGAGGCGGGCGGTGCCGCCTACCTCGCGGCGCACGTGAACCGGTTGCGCGGCGAGCAGCCGGACTCGGTGCTGCTCTCGACCGGGGACAACATCGGGGCCTCCCCGCTGGCCTCGGCCCTGTTCCGGGACGAGCCGACGGTCGAGCTGCTCGACCGGATGGGTGTGGCCGCCTCGGTGGCCGGCAACCACGAGTTCGACGAGGGCATCGACGAGCTGCGCCGGATCGTCGATGGTGGCTGCCACCCGGCCGACGGCTGCCGCTTCGACCCCGCCTACGACGGCGCGTCGTTCCCGGTGCTGGCCGCGAACGTCACCGGGGCCGACGGCCGGCCGGCGCTGCCCGCGACGCAGGTCGTCGAGGCCGGTGGGACCCGGATCGGCGTCATCGGCGCGACGCTGAGCGAGCTGGGCGATCTCGTCTCCCCGGACGGGATCCGCGGGCTCACGGCCGGCGACGAGGTCGCGGCGGTCGACGCGGCGTCGCGGGAGCTGACCGCACAGGGCGTCCGGGCCCAGGTCCTGCTGCTGCACCAGGGCGACGAGACGGGCCCGACCTCCGGCGCGGACGCCGGCCCGTCGGCCTGCCCGGTGGAGCCCGGCGGGCCGGGGTCGCGGATCGCCGCGGCCGTCTCCCCGGACGTCGACGCCGTGTTCTCCGCCCACACCCACCAGCAGTACGTCTGTTCCGCCACCGACCCCGCCGGGGCACCGCGGCCGTTCGTGCAGGGTCTGTCGTTCGGGCGGCTGCTGTCGGTGCTCGACCTCGCGATCACCGGGGACGGCGACGTCGACCGCGCCGCCACCACCGCCCGGAACGAGGTCGTGACCCGCGACGTCGCGCCCGACCCGGCCGCGCAGGAGATCGTCGACCGGGCCGTCGCGGAGTCGGCCCCGCTGGCCGGGCGCCCGGTCGGCAGCCTCGCCGGCCCGCTCCCCCGGGCCGCCGCACCGTCCGGGTTGTCCCCGCTCGGCACGGTGATCGCCGACGCCCAGCTCGCCGCGTCCCGCGGGGACGGCGCCCAGCTCGCGCTGACCAACCCCGGCGGCGTCCGCGCCGACCTGATCCCGGGGCCCGGCGGGCAGGTGACCTACGGGCAGGCCTACACCGTGCAGCCGTTCGGCAACGTCCTGCAGACGATGACCCTGACCGGGGCGCAGCTGCGGGCGGTGCTCGACCAGCAGTTCACCGTCGAGGACGGCCCGACGGTGCTGCAGACGTCGTCGAACGTCCGGTACGCGGTGACCGGCGACCGGGTCGGCGGGATCGAGGTCGACGGCACCCCGGTCACCGACGACGGCCGCTACCGGGTCGCCGTCAACAACTTCCTGTCCGCCGGGGGGGACGGCTTCGACGCCTTCGCCGCCGGGACCGAGCTGGTCGGCGGTCCGGTGGACCTGGACGCGTTCGTCGCCTACCTGCAGGCGACGCCGGGACTCACACCGCCGCCGACCGACCGGATCGACCGCGGCTGA
- a CDS encoding Mov34/MPN/PAD-1 family protein — MLAIRSDLVDEIVAHARRDFPVEACGQLVGPETGAHAERYVPMTNADEVASDFAFAPAEDIALERDLDARGERRMLVVHSHTRVPRRPLTDTGLPEAYPSVKDVAQMEWTPDQHWLIVGLATADGEPEVRSYHLAGGAIVEDDLVVVESYMFSHTGSDDVPDRT; from the coding sequence GTGCTCGCCATCCGCTCCGATCTGGTCGACGAGATCGTCGCGCACGCCCGCCGGGACTTCCCGGTCGAGGCGTGCGGGCAGCTCGTGGGCCCGGAGACCGGCGCGCACGCCGAGCGGTACGTCCCGATGACCAACGCCGACGAGGTGGCCAGCGACTTCGCGTTCGCCCCGGCCGAGGACATCGCGCTGGAGCGCGACCTCGACGCCCGCGGTGAGCGGCGGATGCTCGTCGTCCACTCGCACACCCGGGTCCCGCGCCGGCCGCTGACCGACACCGGGCTGCCCGAGGCGTACCCGTCGGTCAAGGACGTCGCGCAGATGGAGTGGACCCCCGACCAGCACTGGCTGATCGTCGGCCTGGCCACCGCCGACGGCGAGCCCGAGGTGCGGTCCTACCACCTGGCCGGCGGCGCGATCGTCGAGGACGACCTGGTCGTCGTCGAGTCCTACATGTTCTCCCACACCGGCTCCGACGACGTCCCCGACCGGACCTGA
- a CDS encoding MoaD/ThiS family protein: MAVSVSVPTILRTHTGGEKAVEAKGDTVAAVIDDLESRHSGIKDRLITDGKLHRFVNIYVDDEDVRFAGGLQAPVSDSSTLTILPAVAGGR, translated from the coding sequence ATGGCCGTCTCCGTCTCCGTCCCCACCATCCTGCGCACCCACACCGGCGGCGAGAAGGCCGTCGAGGCCAAGGGTGACACCGTCGCCGCCGTCATCGACGACCTGGAGTCGCGCCACAGCGGCATCAAGGACCGCCTGATCACCGACGGCAAGCTGCACCGGTTCGTCAACATCTACGTCGACGACGAGGACGTCCGCTTCGCCGGTGGCCTGCAGGCCCCGGTGTCGGACAGCTCGACGCTGACCATCCTCCCGGCCGTCGCCGGCGGACGCTGA
- a CDS encoding PLP-dependent cysteine synthase family protein, with translation MRYDSLLDAVGDTPLVGLPALSPSEDVRLWAKLEDRNPTGSIKDRPALAMITDAEKQGLLTPGCTILEPTSGNTGISLAMAARLKGYQLVCVMPENTSEERRQLLAMYGAQIISSPAAGGSNQAVAVAKQLAAEHTDWVMLYQYGNPANTDAHYRGTGPEILRDLPQITHFVAGLGTTGTLVGAGRYLREHKPGVQVVAAEPRYGELVYGLRNLSEGFVPELYDETVLTGRFSVGSYDALRRTRQLVESEGIFAGISSGAILHAALGVANKAFDAGERADVVMIICDGGWKYLSTGAYSGDLGSAAQGIDGHLWA, from the coding sequence GTGCGTTACGACTCGCTGCTGGACGCCGTCGGCGACACCCCGCTCGTCGGGCTGCCCGCGCTGTCGCCGTCGGAGGACGTCCGACTGTGGGCGAAGCTGGAGGACCGCAACCCCACCGGCTCGATCAAGGACCGGCCCGCGCTGGCCATGATCACCGACGCGGAGAAGCAGGGGCTGCTCACGCCGGGGTGCACGATCCTGGAGCCCACCTCGGGCAACACCGGGATCTCGCTGGCGATGGCCGCCCGGCTCAAGGGCTACCAGCTGGTCTGCGTGATGCCCGAGAACACCTCGGAGGAGCGGCGCCAGCTGCTCGCGATGTACGGCGCGCAGATCATCTCCTCGCCGGCGGCCGGTGGCTCGAACCAGGCCGTCGCCGTCGCGAAACAGCTCGCCGCCGAGCACACCGACTGGGTCATGCTCTACCAGTACGGCAACCCGGCGAACACCGACGCGCACTACCGCGGCACCGGCCCGGAGATCCTGCGCGACCTGCCGCAGATCACCCACTTCGTGGCCGGGCTCGGGACCACCGGCACCCTGGTCGGGGCCGGGCGCTACCTGCGTGAGCACAAGCCCGGCGTGCAGGTCGTCGCGGCCGAGCCCCGCTACGGCGAGCTCGTCTACGGCCTGCGCAACCTGTCCGAGGGCTTCGTCCCCGAGCTGTACGACGAGACCGTGCTGACCGGGCGGTTCTCCGTCGGTTCCTACGACGCGCTGCGCCGCACCCGCCAGCTCGTCGAGTCCGAGGGGATCTTCGCCGGCATCTCGTCGGGGGCGATCCTGCACGCCGCGCTCGGCGTCGCGAACAAGGCGTTCGACGCCGGGGAGCGCGCCGACGTCGTGATGATCATCTGCGACGGCGGCTGGAAGTACCTCTCGACCGGCGCCTACTCGGGCGACCTCGGTTCGGCCGCACAGGGCATCGACGGTCACCTCTGGGCCTGA
- a CDS encoding rhomboid family intramembrane serine protease, whose product MTSPLPGRAPARVLPPAPARAAVLMLVFTAALYLIEIIDSASDDLVTVAGAIYPRDTSGLSGILTAPLIHSDWAHLIANTVPFLVFGFLAMSGGIAQWFAVTATIWVVSGLGVWLISPAPVIGASTIVFGWFLFLLVRGFYARNAGQILLAVALFVVWGSLLWGVLPSDPMVSWQGHLFGAVGGVVAASWVAKADRRRAPTLGV is encoded by the coding sequence ATGACCTCGCCCCTGCCCGGCCGGGCTCCCGCCCGCGTGCTGCCGCCCGCCCCGGCCCGGGCCGCGGTGCTCATGCTCGTCTTCACCGCCGCGCTCTACCTGATCGAGATCATCGACTCGGCCTCCGATGACCTCGTCACGGTGGCCGGAGCGATCTACCCGCGGGACACCTCCGGGCTGAGCGGGATCCTCACCGCACCGCTCATCCACAGCGACTGGGCGCACCTGATCGCGAACACCGTCCCGTTCCTGGTGTTCGGGTTCCTCGCGATGTCCGGCGGCATCGCGCAGTGGTTCGCCGTGACCGCGACCATCTGGGTGGTCAGCGGACTGGGCGTCTGGCTCATCTCGCCGGCGCCGGTGATCGGCGCTTCCACGATCGTCTTCGGCTGGTTCCTGTTCCTGCTGGTCCGCGGCTTCTACGCGCGCAACGCCGGGCAGATCCTGCTCGCGGTGGCGCTGTTCGTCGTGTGGGGCTCGCTGCTGTGGGGCGTGCTGCCGTCCGACCCGATGGTGTCCTGGCAGGGGCACCTGTTCGGGGCCGTCGGCGGGGTGGTCGCCGCGTCCTGGGTGGCGAAGGCCGACCGGCGGCGCGCACCTACCCTGGGGGTGTGA
- the murI gene encoding glutamate racemase produces MSSAGIDAPIGIFDSGVGGLTVARSVIDLLPAEQLVYVGDTAHSPYGPRSLADIRRLALAIGDELVESGVKALVIACNSASAACLADFRERYPVPVVEVVRPAVRRAVATTRNGRIGVIGTRATITSGAYADAFDAAPDARITSVACPRFVDFAERGTTSGRQVLGVAQGYLEPLQRAGVDTVVLGCTHYPLLSGVLEIVLGPDVTLVSSADETARTLVRTLHSQDLLRDDTAPPAPHRFLATGDPEPFRRLGRRFLGPEIGSVVGRAGLGAVGA; encoded by the coding sequence GTGAGCAGCGCGGGGATCGACGCACCGATCGGGATCTTCGACTCCGGGGTCGGCGGGCTGACCGTCGCCCGCTCGGTGATCGACCTGCTGCCCGCCGAGCAGCTCGTCTACGTCGGCGACACCGCGCACAGCCCGTACGGGCCCCGCTCGCTGGCCGACATCCGGCGGCTCGCACTCGCGATCGGCGACGAGCTCGTCGAGTCCGGGGTGAAGGCACTGGTCATCGCCTGCAACTCGGCCTCGGCGGCCTGCCTGGCCGACTTCCGGGAGCGGTACCCGGTGCCGGTCGTCGAGGTCGTCCGGCCGGCCGTGCGGCGGGCGGTGGCGACCACCCGCAACGGGCGGATCGGCGTCATCGGGACCCGGGCCACGATCACCTCCGGTGCCTACGCCGACGCCTTCGACGCCGCCCCCGACGCCCGCATCACCTCGGTCGCGTGTCCCCGGTTCGTCGACTTCGCCGAGCGCGGCACGACCAGCGGCCGGCAGGTCCTCGGCGTCGCGCAGGGGTACCTCGAGCCGCTGCAGCGGGCCGGGGTGGACACCGTCGTGCTGGGCTGTACCCACTACCCGCTGCTGAGCGGGGTGCTGGAGATCGTGCTCGGCCCGGACGTGACGCTGGTGTCCTCGGCCGACGAGACCGCCCGCACCCTCGTGCGCACCCTGCACTCGCAGGACCTGCTGCGCGACGACACCGCGCCGCCCGCGCCGCACCGGTTCCTCGCGACCGGGGACCCGGAGCCGTTCCGGCGCCTGGGGCGGCGCTTCCTCGGCCCGGAGATCGGGTCGGTCGTGGGCCGGGCCGGGCTGGGTGCGGTCGGGGCCTGA
- a CDS encoding MBL fold metallo-hydrolase: MRLIVLGCSGSGPGPGSPASGYLVEAGATRLTLDLGNGTLGALQRHADPWTLGATAFSHLHPDHCADFASLVVHRRYHPRPPFDPRAAPLPVHAPSGAHARFARAHATTEDDLAGTDLTDVFRFHDLAPGAGFTVGTGRDTVTVTAYPVVHPCPSFAFRVEHAGRVLAYSGDTAPCPGLVDAARDADLFLCEASWPHGAGNPPGVHLSGREAGEHAAAAGARRLVVTHVPAWYDADALTAEAKAAFDGPVDRAFPDAVLEV, translated from the coding sequence ATGCGGCTGATCGTGCTCGGGTGTTCCGGCAGCGGCCCCGGCCCCGGCTCCCCGGCGTCCGGCTACCTCGTGGAGGCCGGCGCCACCCGGCTCACGCTGGACCTCGGCAACGGCACCCTCGGTGCCCTGCAGCGGCACGCCGACCCGTGGACGCTGGGCGCGACCGCGTTCAGCCACCTGCATCCCGATCACTGCGCCGACTTCGCCTCGCTCGTCGTCCACCGCCGCTACCACCCCCGGCCGCCGTTCGACCCCCGAGCCGCGCCGCTGCCGGTGCACGCCCCGAGCGGGGCGCACGCGCGGTTCGCCCGCGCCCACGCCACCACCGAGGACGATCTCGCGGGCACCGACCTCACCGACGTCTTCCGCTTCCACGACCTCGCGCCCGGTGCGGGCTTCACCGTGGGCACCGGCCGCGACACCGTGACCGTGACCGCGTACCCGGTCGTGCACCCCTGCCCGTCGTTCGCGTTCCGGGTCGAGCACGCCGGGCGGGTGCTCGCCTACTCCGGGGACACCGCACCCTGCCCCGGTCTCGTCGACGCCGCGCGCGACGCCGACCTGTTCCTCTGCGAGGCCAGCTGGCCGCACGGCGCCGGCAACCCGCCCGGTGTGCACCTGTCCGGCCGGGAGGCGGGGGAGCACGCCGCGGCGGCCGGGGCCCGCAGGCTCGTCGTCACCCACGTCCCGGCCTGGTACGACGCCGACGCCCTCACCGCCGAGGCGAAGGCCGCGTTCGACGGCCCGGTCGACCGAGCCTTCCCGGACGCCGTCCTCGAGGTGTGA
- the rph gene encoding ribonuclease PH produces the protein MTRAEGRADGRTDDELRPVTITRGYQKHPAGSVLVEFGDTKVLCAASVTEGVPRWRKGSGLGWVTAEYAMLPSATDTRSSRESVKGRVGGRTHEISRLIGRSLRVCLDLKALGENTIAIDCDVLQADGGTRTAAITGAYVALCDAVTWLGEHGKLSDPKPISCQVAAVSVGVVDGRVRLDLPYSEDSRAEVDTNVVATETGTLIEVQGTGEGATFARRTLDAMLDSALAGIADLARMQTEALAAPHPKLAAERAATADDAG, from the coding sequence GTGACACGAGCAGAGGGCAGAGCGGACGGACGGACCGACGACGAGCTGCGTCCGGTGACGATCACGCGGGGCTACCAGAAGCACCCCGCCGGATCGGTGCTGGTCGAGTTCGGCGACACGAAGGTGCTGTGCGCGGCCAGCGTGACCGAGGGGGTCCCGCGCTGGCGCAAGGGATCCGGGCTCGGCTGGGTCACCGCGGAGTACGCGATGCTGCCGTCGGCGACCGACACCCGGTCCTCCCGGGAGTCGGTCAAGGGCAGGGTCGGCGGGCGTACCCACGAGATCTCCCGGCTCATCGGCCGGTCGCTGCGGGTCTGCCTCGACCTGAAGGCGCTCGGCGAGAACACCATCGCGATCGACTGCGACGTCCTGCAGGCCGACGGCGGCACCCGCACGGCCGCGATCACCGGCGCCTACGTCGCGCTGTGCGACGCCGTGACCTGGCTCGGCGAGCACGGCAAGCTGTCGGACCCCAAACCGATCTCCTGCCAGGTGGCCGCCGTCTCGGTCGGCGTCGTCGACGGCCGGGTGCGGCTCGACCTGCCCTACTCCGAGGACTCGCGGGCCGAGGTCGACACCAACGTCGTCGCCACCGAGACGGGCACGCTGATCGAGGTGCAGGGCACCGGCGAGGGCGCCACGTTCGCCCGCCGGACCCTCGACGCGATGCTGGACTCGGCGCTCGCCGGGATCGCCGACCTCGCCCGGATGCAGACCGAGGCGCTGGCGGCCCCGCACCCGAAGCTGGCCGCCGAGCGGGCCGCGACCGCGGACGACGCCGGATGA
- a CDS encoding non-canonical purine NTP pyrophosphatase → MSAATHRLLLASRNAKKLTELRRIVEAAGLTGAEIVGLADVPEFPEAPETGATFAENALAKARDAALATGLPTVAEDSGITVDALNGMPGILSARWSGRHGDDDANLQLLLGQTRDVPDERRGAAYVCAAALITPGAAADPAAVRPDADGDTPGRTVVHGTWRGVLLREPRGTNGFGYDPIFEPEGTGRSAAELSAGEKDAVSHRGQALRALLPHLRALLAAS, encoded by the coding sequence ATGAGCGCCGCCACCCACCGGCTGCTGCTGGCCAGCCGGAACGCGAAGAAGCTCACCGAGCTGCGCCGGATCGTCGAGGCCGCGGGGCTCACCGGCGCCGAGATCGTCGGCCTGGCCGACGTGCCCGAGTTCCCGGAGGCCCCGGAGACGGGGGCGACGTTCGCCGAGAACGCGCTGGCGAAGGCCCGCGACGCCGCGCTCGCGACCGGGCTGCCCACGGTCGCCGAGGACTCCGGCATCACCGTCGACGCGCTGAACGGGATGCCCGGCATCCTGTCGGCGCGCTGGTCCGGCCGCCACGGCGACGACGACGCGAACCTGCAGCTGCTGCTCGGCCAGACCCGGGACGTGCCGGACGAGCGCCGTGGCGCGGCCTACGTGTGCGCCGCCGCGCTGATCACCCCCGGGGCCGCGGCCGACCCGGCCGCCGTCCGGCCGGACGCCGACGGGGACACCCCCGGCCGGACCGTGGTGCACGGGACGTGGCGGGGTGTCCTGCTCCGCGAGCCGCGGGGGACGAACGGGTTCGGCTACGACCCGATCTTCGAGCCGGAGGGCACCGGGCGCTCCGCCGCGGAGCTGAGCGCCGGGGAGAAGGACGCCGTCTCGCACCGCGGCCAGGCCCTGCGGGCGCTGCTGCCGCACCTGCGGGCGCTGCTCGCCGCGAGCTGA
- a CDS encoding carboxymuconolactone decarboxylase family protein: MSAHGLDPADLDQDGLAVRREVLGADHVAGSLARADATTAEFQQLITRYAWNEIWTRPGLDRRMRSAVTLTALVAHGHWNEFEMHVRAARRNGLTGEEIVEILLQTAIYCGVPAANSAFAIAQRVLAEPAPAD; the protein is encoded by the coding sequence ATGAGCGCGCACGGACTGGACCCCGCCGACCTGGACCAGGACGGCCTGGCCGTCCGCCGGGAGGTGCTGGGCGCCGACCACGTCGCCGGGTCGCTGGCGCGGGCCGACGCGACGACCGCGGAGTTCCAGCAGCTGATCACCCGCTACGCCTGGAACGAGATCTGGACCCGGCCGGGCCTGGACCGCCGGATGCGCTCGGCGGTGACCCTCACCGCGCTGGTCGCGCACGGGCACTGGAACGAGTTCGAGATGCACGTCCGGGCCGCCCGCCGCAACGGGCTGACCGGCGAGGAGATCGTCGAGATCCTGTTGCAGACGGCGATCTACTGCGGCGTGCCCGCGGCGAACTCGGCCTTCGCGATCGCCCAGCGGGTGCTGGCCGAGCCGGCCCCGGCCGACTGA
- a CDS encoding TVP38/TMEM64 family protein, translating to MRWWRPVVAGLGLVLVAVVVVLVARAYGVSALPQLGEVRRVVEGAGPWGPVAFVVLQVLLNVPPIPRTVFTVSAGVLFGPVSGTALTLLATALAAAVAFGLVRATGGRMVARYVEHPRAEWMRRRLDQHGTLAVVSLRLIPMVPFAAMNYVSGLSTVRFRSYLVGTVIGSTPSTVAIVTLGDAATGSVPPALFVVSGLCAVVGIAGVVLAARRTLPDEPAA from the coding sequence GTGCGGTGGTGGCGTCCGGTCGTGGCCGGCCTGGGGCTGGTGCTCGTGGCGGTCGTCGTCGTCCTCGTGGCACGGGCGTACGGCGTCTCGGCGCTCCCGCAGCTGGGTGAGGTGCGCCGGGTGGTCGAGGGCGCCGGCCCGTGGGGGCCGGTGGCGTTCGTCGTGCTCCAGGTGCTGCTCAACGTCCCCCCGATCCCGCGGACCGTGTTCACCGTCTCCGCCGGGGTGCTGTTCGGGCCGGTGTCCGGGACCGCACTGACCCTGCTGGCGACCGCGCTGGCCGCGGCCGTGGCGTTCGGGCTGGTCCGGGCGACCGGTGGCCGGATGGTCGCCCGCTACGTCGAGCATCCGCGGGCGGAGTGGATGCGCCGCCGCCTGGACCAGCACGGCACGCTGGCGGTCGTGTCGCTGCGCCTCATCCCGATGGTGCCGTTCGCCGCGATGAACTACGTGTCCGGGCTCTCGACCGTGCGGTTCCGGTCCTACCTGGTCGGGACGGTGATCGGGTCGACGCCGAGCACCGTCGCGATCGTCACCCTCGGGGATGCCGCGACCGGTTCGGTGCCACCGGCGCTGTTCGTGGTCTCCGGGCTCTGCGCCGTGGTCGGTATCGCGGGCGTGGTGCTGGCGGCCCGGCGCACGCTGCCGGACGAGCCGGCCGCGTGA